The following are encoded in a window of Saccharothrix longispora genomic DNA:
- a CDS encoding acyl carrier protein codes for MATGETGFDDVSYDLISVQYHSLKAGHDYGQYVRDAENAGRQDIADFFRRVMEEDSARAKQCHEFLKDMAASGDSGPAVG; via the coding sequence ATGGCCACCGGCGAGACCGGGTTCGACGACGTCAGCTACGACCTCATCTCCGTGCAGTACCACTCGCTCAAGGCGGGGCACGACTACGGCCAGTACGTCCGTGACGCGGAGAACGCGGGTCGGCAGGACATCGCCGACTTCTTCCGCCGCGTGATGGAGGAGGACTCGGCACGGGCCAAGCAGTGCCACGAGTTCCTCAAGGACATGGCGGCCAGCGGCGACTCCGGTCCTGCGGTCGGCTGA